A stretch of Alkalicella caledoniensis DNA encodes these proteins:
- the gpG gene encoding phage tail assembly chaperone G, whose amino-acid sequence MQITLKIKGKDKTFITDFISARMVRRTIEVSKGINFNDMAPEELDQMVGFIVELFSHQFTIDDVYDGLPSKELIPTMMNCINEVVGEMGEATAGDEKNE is encoded by the coding sequence ATGCAGATTACACTTAAAATAAAGGGGAAAGATAAAACCTTTATCACTGATTTTATTTCAGCGAGAATGGTGAGACGAACCATTGAAGTGTCAAAGGGCATTAACTTTAATGACATGGCTCCAGAGGAACTGGATCAAATGGTAGGGTTTATTGTAGAACTGTTTTCTCATCAGTTTACCATTGACGATGTCTATGATGGGCTACCTTCAAAAGAGCTGATACCCACCATGATGAATTGTATTAATGAAGTGGTAGGGGAAATGGGAGAAGCCACAGCGGGTGATGAAAAAAACGAATAG
- a CDS encoding major tail protein: MAQVGLKDLHYAILEEDTNEGVLYGEIKPLAGAMNATINPTVNTQELYADDQLWESVSALGKIDVEIETADLQLKTRAELTGSEVKDGVLIEKASDKPPHVALGFRSQKSSGKYRYIWLLKGVAQPMAEDYSTKKDNVEHKTPQLKFVFMPRAYDGEWKRTADEGTPEFIGADSWFEKVPGDALEEENGEGLED; the protein is encoded by the coding sequence ATGGCTCAAGTAGGACTTAAAGATTTACACTATGCTATTTTAGAAGAAGATACAAACGAAGGTGTCCTTTATGGTGAGATTAAGCCTTTAGCAGGCGCCATGAACGCCACCATTAACCCTACAGTCAATACCCAGGAACTTTATGCAGATGATCAGCTGTGGGAATCGGTATCGGCTCTTGGAAAGATTGATGTGGAAATTGAAACTGCAGACCTTCAGCTTAAGACCAGGGCAGAGCTTACAGGAAGTGAAGTAAAGGATGGGGTTTTAATTGAAAAGGCGTCTGACAAACCACCTCATGTGGCCCTTGGATTTAGAAGTCAAAAGTCAAGTGGGAAGTATAGATACATCTGGCTATTAAAAGGTGTGGCCCAGCCCATGGCAGAGGATTATTCCACAAAAAAGGATAATGTGGAGCATAAGACGCCGCAGCTAAAATTTGTCTTTATGCCAAGGGCTTATGATGGAGAGTGGAAAAGAACTGCCGATGAAGGTACACCAGAGTTTATAGGAGCTGATAGCTGGTTTGAAAAAGTACCAGGTGATGCACTGGAAGAGGAAAATGGTGAAGGATTAGAAGATTAG
- a CDS encoding HK97-gp10 family putative phage morphogenesis protein, which yields MELEGVEELLSELQKLGDQSKRVENKALREAGSVVEDAIKNEAPVRSGTLKKSIKTSGVKTKDGMKHVEVGPGNDGFYGKFIEFGTVHIKANPFMGRGYEKSKNEAMNKISEEIRKGLGL from the coding sequence ATGGAACTTGAAGGAGTTGAAGAGCTTTTATCAGAACTTCAAAAGTTAGGTGATCAGAGTAAAAGGGTGGAGAATAAAGCCTTAAGAGAAGCCGGCAGTGTGGTGGAAGATGCCATAAAAAATGAAGCGCCTGTCCGCTCAGGAACCCTTAAGAAAAGCATTAAAACATCTGGTGTGAAAACCAAAGATGGGATGAAGCATGTAGAAGTAGGTCCGGGAAATGATGGCTTTTATGGCAAGTTTATAGAATTTGGAACGGTCCACATTAAGGCTAATCCCTTTATGGGTAGAGGCTATGAAAAATCCAAAAATGAAGCCATGAATAAGATATCAGAAGAGATTAGAAAGGGGCTGGGGCTATGA
- a CDS encoding phage head closure protein, with protein MEIGELRHRITFQKKNVTVNENGFEIETWEDVKTVWAAASHLHGREFYEAAQVQAEHTVKFTIRYVKGIEPSMVILFNDKRYNIIAIDNIKYKNKWIEIRGQEVMPSG; from the coding sequence ATGGAGATTGGAGAATTAAGACATAGGATTACCTTTCAAAAGAAAAATGTTACCGTGAATGAAAATGGATTTGAAATAGAAACCTGGGAGGATGTAAAGACAGTATGGGCAGCAGCAAGCCATCTTCATGGTAGAGAATTTTACGAAGCGGCCCAGGTGCAGGCAGAGCATACGGTTAAGTTTACCATTCGGTATGTAAAAGGGATTGAGCCTTCAATGGTGATTTTGTTTAACGATAAAAGATACAATATCATTGCCATCGATAATATCAAATACAAAAATAAGTGGATTGAAATTCGTGGCCAGGAGGTGATGCCTAGTGGCTAA
- a CDS encoding head-tail connector protein yields MLELDEVKLYLRIDGDEEDSLITSLIEASVELCEGILRYPLTDFEEVPELVKNAVLFSIASMYEKREGEGFKTTLDVIKRLLSPYRKESW; encoded by the coding sequence ATGCTAGAACTTGATGAAGTTAAATTATATTTAAGGATCGATGGAGATGAAGAAGATTCCCTTATTACATCTTTGATAGAAGCATCAGTAGAACTTTGTGAAGGGATTCTAAGATACCCTTTAACAGATTTTGAAGAGGTTCCAGAGCTTGTGAAAAATGCAGTCCTATTTTCCATAGCTTCAATGTATGAAAAAAGAGAAGGAGAAGGCTTCAAAACTACCCTTGATGTCATCAAAAGACTTCTTAGTCCTTACAGAAAAGAAAGCTGGTGA
- a CDS encoding phage major capsid protein — MNRILELREKRAKVWEDAKAFLDEKRGKDGLIAPEDEAVYEKMEAEVVALGKEVERLERQAALDLELSRATSNPIASNPMNPDEPERKGKGSKEYKNAFWNAMRSKGSFGAENALRIGQDSEGGYLVPDEFEAILIQALNDANIMRTLAKVITTSYGDRQIPVVSSKGTASWIEEGGAFTESDDTFSQVILGAHKLGTIIKISEELLNDSVFNLENYIATEFARRIGAAEEEAFIKGNGTNKPTGVLGSAQVGVTSVVADAITFDEVIDLWHSLREPYRKNATWLLNDSTAKAIRKLKDDNGQYIWQPSVQVGVPDKILNNPVKTSTFMPEIAAGEKALAFGDYSYYWIADRQGRSFQRLSELYAASGQVGFRAYQRVDGKLILPEAVKVLTMKSA; from the coding sequence ATGAATAGAATTTTAGAATTACGTGAAAAAAGAGCTAAGGTGTGGGAAGATGCGAAGGCATTTCTCGATGAAAAGCGTGGCAAAGATGGTCTGATTGCACCAGAGGATGAAGCAGTCTATGAAAAGATGGAAGCAGAGGTAGTGGCCCTTGGAAAAGAAGTGGAAAGACTTGAAAGGCAAGCTGCACTTGATTTAGAACTTTCAAGGGCAACAAGTAACCCTATTGCATCGAACCCTATGAATCCAGATGAGCCGGAAAGAAAAGGTAAAGGATCGAAGGAATACAAAAATGCCTTCTGGAATGCCATGAGAAGTAAAGGGAGCTTTGGGGCAGAAAATGCCCTTCGTATTGGCCAGGATTCAGAAGGGGGCTATCTTGTTCCCGATGAGTTTGAAGCCATCTTAATTCAGGCTCTAAACGATGCCAATATTATGAGAACTCTTGCTAAGGTCATCACCACATCCTATGGAGACAGACAGATCCCAGTAGTGTCTTCTAAGGGAACAGCTTCATGGATTGAAGAAGGTGGAGCCTTTACTGAAAGTGACGATACCTTCAGTCAGGTGATTTTAGGTGCCCATAAACTTGGAACCATTATCAAGATTTCAGAGGAGCTTTTAAATGACAGTGTCTTTAATCTTGAGAACTATATTGCCACAGAGTTTGCCCGACGTATTGGTGCAGCTGAAGAGGAAGCCTTTATTAAAGGGAATGGAACCAATAAGCCAACGGGAGTTCTGGGTTCCGCCCAAGTTGGAGTGACAAGTGTTGTGGCAGATGCCATTACCTTTGATGAGGTGATTGACCTTTGGCATTCACTAAGGGAACCTTATAGAAAAAATGCCACATGGTTACTCAATGATAGTACTGCTAAGGCCATCAGAAAGCTTAAGGATGACAACGGGCAATATATCTGGCAGCCATCTGTACAGGTGGGAGTGCCGGATAAGATTTTAAATAATCCGGTGAAAACTTCAACCTTTATGCCAGAGATTGCTGCAGGAGAAAAAGCCCTAGCCTTTGGAGATTACTCCTACTACTGGATTGCAGATAGACAGGGTAGAAGTTTCCAAAGATTAAGTGAACTTTATGCTGCAAGTGGTCAAGTAGGCTTTAGGGCTTACCAAAGAGTAGATGGAAAACTAATCCTTCCTGAAGCGGTGAAGGTACTGACCATGAAGTCTGCATAG
- a CDS encoding head maturation protease, ClpP-related, with amino-acid sequence MKFWNWVKNEEGRTLYLDGYIAQESWWDDEVSPREFKAELEEADDDITLWINSPGGDVFAASQIYTMLKEYKGKVTVKIDGIAASAASVIAMAGDKVYMSPTAMLMIHNPSTIVWGEASDMKRGIEILSEVKEGIINAYETKTGLLRNKISQMMDRETWMSAGKALELKFCDEVLYQESVASENVTASFIFDKVTVTNNFLGKFQRVKPMQSKESKETEPTEKGTEYKHLAKRLELLK; translated from the coding sequence ATGAAATTTTGGAACTGGGTGAAAAACGAAGAGGGGAGAACACTTTATCTCGATGGATATATCGCCCAAGAAAGCTGGTGGGATGATGAAGTGTCTCCTAGGGAATTTAAAGCAGAGCTTGAAGAAGCAGATGATGATATCACCCTTTGGATTAACTCGCCAGGTGGCGATGTATTTGCGGCATCACAGATTTATACCATGCTTAAGGAATACAAAGGCAAGGTCACTGTAAAAATCGATGGCATTGCAGCCAGCGCCGCATCAGTTATTGCTATGGCTGGGGATAAGGTGTACATGTCTCCCACGGCCATGCTAATGATCCACAACCCATCCACAATTGTGTGGGGAGAAGCGTCGGACATGAAGCGTGGTATCGAGATACTTTCAGAAGTAAAAGAAGGGATTATCAATGCCTATGAAACCAAAACAGGGCTACTTAGAAACAAGATATCCCAAATGATGGACAGGGAAACCTGGATGAGTGCTGGAAAAGCCTTAGAGCTTAAGTTTTGTGATGAAGTCTTGTATCAAGAGTCAGTAGCTTCTGAAAATGTTACTGCAAGCTTTATCTTTGACAAAGTGACAGTAACCAATAACTTCTTAGGGAAATTCCAAAGGGTAAAACCTATGCAAAGTAAGGAGTCAAAGGAAACTGAGCCAACAGAAAAGGGAACTGAGTACAAACATTTAGCCAAAAGGCTAGAACTTTTAAAATAG
- a CDS encoding phage portal protein: protein MPVLSKLFRSRADPKNNMWQSAYQFFFGPTSSGKVVNEKSAMQTTAVYACVRILSETIASLPLHTYQKTDKGKEKAVDHPLYHLLHDEPNPEMTSFVFRETLMGHLLLWGNAYAQVIRDGRGKVMALYPLMPDKMTVHRSEGGELYYSYSKEGQEHILRSFEILHIPGLGFDGLLGHSPIAMAKNAIGMAIATEEYGANFFNNGANPGGVLEHPGILKDPERVRKSWNSVYAGSGNAHKVAVLEEGMSFKPIGIPPEQAQFLQTRKFQLNEIARIFRVPPHMIGDLEKSSFSNIEQQSLEFVKYTLTPWLSRWEMAMKKSLLSPSEKKDYFIKHNVEGLLRGDYKTRMEGYSIGIQNGFLSPNDVRELEDLNTIEHGDVYAVNGNMLKLEDIGAYAKKDVNNDEEGGKA, encoded by the coding sequence ATACCCGTATTATCAAAACTATTTAGGTCGAGGGCAGACCCTAAAAACAACATGTGGCAAAGCGCCTACCAGTTTTTCTTTGGTCCTACATCAAGCGGAAAAGTGGTCAATGAAAAAAGTGCCATGCAAACTACAGCTGTCTATGCCTGTGTAAGGATTTTATCAGAGACCATTGCATCCCTTCCCCTACACACCTATCAAAAAACAGATAAGGGAAAGGAAAAAGCTGTAGACCACCCGCTATATCATTTGCTCCATGATGAGCCGAATCCAGAGATGACTTCATTTGTGTTTAGAGAAACACTGATGGGTCATCTTTTACTTTGGGGAAATGCCTATGCTCAGGTGATTCGTGATGGTAGGGGAAAAGTTATGGCCCTTTATCCCCTAATGCCTGACAAGATGACGGTCCACCGAAGTGAAGGGGGAGAGCTTTACTATAGCTACTCTAAAGAAGGGCAGGAACATATTCTTAGAAGTTTCGAAATCCTCCACATTCCAGGACTAGGTTTTGACGGACTTTTAGGACACTCGCCCATCGCTATGGCAAAGAATGCTATCGGTATGGCCATAGCCACTGAAGAATATGGAGCTAATTTTTTTAATAACGGAGCTAATCCCGGTGGGGTGTTAGAGCATCCAGGAATCCTAAAGGATCCTGAAAGGGTTAGAAAAAGCTGGAACAGTGTCTATGCCGGAAGTGGCAATGCCCATAAAGTAGCTGTTTTAGAGGAAGGCATGAGCTTTAAGCCGATTGGAATACCGCCGGAGCAGGCACAGTTTTTACAGACGAGGAAGTTTCAGCTTAATGAAATTGCCCGTATTTTTAGAGTACCACCTCATATGATTGGAGATCTTGAGAAATCCAGTTTTTCAAATATAGAGCAGCAGAGTTTAGAGTTTGTGAAATACACATTAACACCATGGCTTTCTCGCTGGGAGATGGCCATGAAAAAATCCCTGTTATCTCCTTCTGAAAAGAAGGATTACTTTATAAAGCACAATGTAGAAGGACTTCTTCGTGGAGACTACAAGACAAGAATGGAAGGCTACAGCATTGGTATTCAAAATGGCTTCTTAAGCCCTAACGATGTCAGGGAGCTAGAAGATTTAAATACCATTGAACACGGTGATGTTTATGCTGTAAACGGTAATATGCTAAAACTTGAAGACATCGGCGCTTATGCGAAGAAGGATGTAAATAATGATGAGGAAGGAGGGAAAGCCTAG
- a CDS encoding terminase large subunit translates to MPFSEAHANHAINFIEQLKLTKGKWAGQPFKLLPWEKDLVRRLFGTLREDGTRQYRTAYVEIGKKNGKSELGAAIALYMLCADGEPNAEVYVAACDRQQASIIFNTSMNFVEGNRTLSKVTNLVRSTKRITYPKTGSFYQVLSSDVKSKSGINASCVILDEIWTYPNPDLAKMLTTGSGDARTQPLFLYLTTAGNKLSGYGWEMHQKAKDILDCKRVDPTFLSIIYGLEDDADISDENNWYKANPSLGHTIQIERVREHYNQVKDDPADLALFKQLRLNMWLKQEIKWMPMDKWDLCNYPVDPEELKGRVCYGGLDLSSTTDITAFVLVFPPDDEEDKYQIIPFFWLPEETLHQRVKKDAVPYDIWHRQGLLQLTEGNVVHYGFIEKFIERLGEKYNIREIVYDRWGATQMSQNLEGMGFTVVPFGQGFKDMSPPTKDLMRLTLSGQIAHGGHPVLRWMADNIVVRTDPAGNIKVDKEKSSEKIDGIVALIMALARAQFNPSGDDSVYDERDLIIFG, encoded by the coding sequence ATGCCATTTAGTGAAGCCCATGCAAATCACGCCATTAATTTTATAGAACAACTTAAGCTGACCAAAGGCAAATGGGCTGGTCAGCCTTTTAAATTATTACCTTGGGAGAAGGATCTGGTAAGGCGTCTATTTGGAACTTTAAGAGAAGATGGAACAAGGCAATACCGTACCGCTTATGTAGAGATAGGCAAGAAAAATGGGAAAAGTGAACTCGGCGCAGCCATTGCCCTTTATATGTTATGTGCCGACGGAGAGCCAAATGCTGAAGTATATGTGGCTGCCTGTGATCGACAGCAGGCCAGTATTATCTTTAATACCAGTATGAACTTTGTGGAAGGGAATAGAACCCTATCAAAAGTGACCAATCTTGTCAGGTCAACTAAGAGAATCACCTATCCAAAGACGGGAAGCTTTTATCAAGTTTTAAGTTCTGATGTTAAATCAAAATCCGGTATCAATGCTTCCTGTGTTATTCTCGATGAGATTTGGACCTATCCTAATCCAGACCTTGCAAAGATGCTAACTACCGGTTCAGGAGATGCTAGAACCCAGCCTCTCTTTTTATATCTCACAACAGCCGGGAATAAACTCTCTGGCTATGGATGGGAGATGCACCAAAAGGCAAAGGATATTCTAGATTGTAAAAGGGTGGACCCTACTTTCCTATCAATTATTTATGGACTGGAAGACGATGCAGATATTTCAGATGAAAACAACTGGTATAAAGCCAACCCTAGTCTTGGCCATACCATTCAAATAGAAAGAGTAAGAGAACATTATAACCAAGTAAAAGATGACCCAGCAGATTTAGCCCTATTTAAACAGCTCCGTTTAAACATGTGGCTTAAGCAGGAAATCAAGTGGATGCCTATGGATAAATGGGACCTTTGTAATTATCCAGTGGATCCGGAAGAACTAAAGGGCAGGGTTTGTTATGGAGGACTGGATTTATCTTCTACCACAGATATTACAGCCTTTGTTTTAGTGTTTCCACCAGATGACGAAGAGGATAAATATCAGATTATCCCTTTCTTTTGGCTACCAGAAGAGACCCTACATCAAAGGGTAAAAAAGGATGCAGTTCCCTATGATATCTGGCATAGACAGGGACTGCTTCAACTGACAGAAGGTAATGTGGTTCATTATGGATTTATTGAAAAGTTTATTGAAAGGCTAGGGGAAAAATATAATATCAGGGAAATCGTCTATGACAGATGGGGAGCAACACAAATGAGTCAAAACCTAGAAGGAATGGGCTTTACAGTAGTGCCTTTTGGTCAGGGATTTAAGGATATGTCCCCACCAACAAAGGACTTAATGAGATTAACATTAAGTGGACAAATTGCCCATGGCGGTCATCCAGTTTTAAGATGGATGGCAGATAATATTGTGGTCAGGACAGACCCAGCTGGAAATATCAAGGTGGATAAGGAAAAATCCTCAGAAAAAATCGATGGTATAGTGGCCCTGATTATGGCCCTTGCTAGAGCGCAGTTTAATCCATCAGGAGATGACTCGGTTTATGATGAAAGAGATTTAATTATATTTGGTTAG
- a CDS encoding phage terminase small subunit P27 family, protein MAGRGRPPKPTAIKELEGNPGKRPLNKNEPKPKQGAPKCPSWLEPDAKKEWRRLSKELEAMGLLTQVDMAAFAGYCQAYARWKEAEEFISKHGSILKTASGYIQQIPQVSIAQQNLKQMRNFCSELGLSPSARSRLNINNSGNVIEGDAMEDLLFNVPKAEDLLNKKDDD, encoded by the coding sequence ATGGCAGGTAGAGGAAGGCCACCAAAGCCTACAGCTATTAAGGAGCTAGAAGGTAATCCTGGAAAAAGACCACTGAATAAAAACGAACCAAAGCCTAAGCAAGGAGCGCCAAAATGCCCGTCATGGCTGGAGCCAGATGCTAAAAAGGAATGGAGAAGATTATCAAAGGAGCTTGAAGCCATGGGGCTACTGACTCAAGTAGATATGGCAGCCTTTGCTGGGTATTGTCAGGCCTATGCCAGATGGAAAGAGGCAGAGGAATTTATATCAAAGCATGGATCCATTTTAAAGACTGCTTCAGGTTATATTCAGCAGATTCCCCAGGTATCTATTGCCCAGCAAAATCTAAAACAGATGCGAAACTTCTGCTCGGAACTTGGGCTAAGTCCATCGGCAAGAAGCAGGCTCAATATTAATAATTCTGGAAACGTCATCGAAGGGGATGCCATGGAAGACTTACTTTTCAATGTACCAAAGGCAGAGGATCTTTTAAACAAGAAGGATGATGATTAA
- a CDS encoding gamma-glutamylcyclotransferase, whose translation MDKFFSQKHCDRCKGSLKGGRIMSMFSEDVLCMSCKDKETKDPEYKKAVEADNEEIKKGNFNYKGIRGK comes from the coding sequence ATGGATAAATTTTTTAGTCAGAAACATTGTGACCGGTGCAAGGGAAGCCTAAAAGGTGGACGGATTATGTCCATGTTTAGTGAAGACGTACTTTGTATGAGCTGTAAGGATAAGGAAACCAAGGACCCTGAATACAAAAAAGCTGTAGAAGCAGATAATGAAGAAATAAAGAAAGGGAACTTCAATTATAAAGGTATCCGTGGAAAATAA
- a CDS encoding gamma-glutamylcyclotransferase family protein, which translates to MKVEKRLNAAYGSNLNLEQMAMRCPTAKVYGKGYLKGYRLLFKGREGSAYCTIEKKRGGKVPVLIWELQPEDEKALDYYEGYPRFYEKEDVKVTLEDGTTPQVMVYIMTDKIIDRIHLNIPSRSYLETVKEGYEAAGFDLKFIDDALAISEKAIMKHPPKYL; encoded by the coding sequence ATGAAAGTGGAAAAAAGATTAAATGCAGCCTATGGGTCAAATCTAAACTTGGAGCAAATGGCCATGAGATGCCCTACTGCTAAGGTTTATGGAAAAGGTTATTTAAAAGGCTACAGGCTACTCTTTAAAGGTAGAGAGGGCAGTGCCTATTGCACCATTGAAAAGAAACGTGGGGGCAAGGTTCCAGTACTCATTTGGGAGCTTCAGCCGGAAGACGAAAAGGCTCTAGACTATTACGAAGGCTACCCAAGATTTTATGAAAAGGAAGATGTGAAAGTAACCTTGGAAGACGGAACAACCCCTCAGGTCATGGTGTACATTATGACGGACAAGATTATTGATAGGATCCATCTTAACATTCCAAGTAGGAGCTATCTTGAAACGGTAAAAGAAGGATATGAAGCTGCAGGGTTTGATTTAAAGTTTATTGACGATGCTTTAGCCATTAGTGAAAAAGCCATTATGAAGCACCCACCAAAGTATTTATAG
- a CDS encoding amidoligase family protein, producing the protein MENKDFLKSNLGIEIEMTGITRRKAAKIVAEHLGGTIEELNDYYKTFRITAPDGRKWKIMYDGSINTQKKVGGEKVSASKEYSVELVSPILTYENDIESLQEMIRKLRKAGAFSGQQNCTGIHIHLDGRDHTPRSIRNFMNIIYSRNDLLYEALQIERRRMQYCKKMDQSLVERMNKKKPTTMKQIEDIWYQGYSDRRERHYHQSRYHFLNLHSLFNGVGTVELRGFNNPNLHAGKIRSYVVLALAMNHQALTQKSASSKKPQIENPKFSMRTWLNRIGFIGDDFKNCREHLCKHLDGSAAWRFRTAA; encoded by the coding sequence ATGGAAAATAAAGATTTTTTAAAGAGCAACCTAGGAATTGAAATTGAAATGACAGGAATCACTAGAAGAAAAGCAGCCAAAATTGTAGCAGAGCATTTAGGGGGAACCATTGAAGAACTTAATGACTACTACAAAACTTTTAGAATAACAGCACCAGATGGACGCAAATGGAAAATCATGTATGACGGAAGCATCAACACCCAAAAGAAAGTAGGGGGCGAGAAGGTTTCCGCTTCAAAAGAATACAGCGTAGAGCTTGTAAGCCCGATCTTAACCTACGAAAACGACATAGAAAGCCTTCAAGAGATGATAAGAAAGCTTAGAAAAGCAGGGGCCTTTTCAGGGCAGCAAAACTGCACCGGAATTCACATCCACCTTGACGGCAGAGACCACACCCCAAGATCCATCAGAAATTTTATGAACATCATTTACTCAAGAAACGACCTTTTATACGAAGCCCTACAGATAGAACGCCGCAGAATGCAGTATTGCAAAAAGATGGACCAGAGCCTAGTGGAGAGAATGAACAAGAAAAAGCCAACTACCATGAAGCAGATTGAGGACATTTGGTACCAAGGCTACAGCGACAGAAGAGAAAGACACTACCACCAAAGCAGATACCATTTTCTAAACCTTCATAGCCTTTTCAACGGAGTGGGAACAGTTGAACTTAGGGGATTTAACAACCCAAACCTTCACGCAGGAAAGATAAGAAGCTACGTGGTCCTTGCCCTAGCCATGAACCACCAGGCCCTTACCCAAAAGAGTGCCAGCAGCAAGAAGCCACAGATTGAAAACCCTAAGTTTTCCATGAGAACCTGGCTAAACCGAATCGGGTTTATCGGAGACGACTTCAAAAACTGCAGAGAGCACCTTTGCAAACACCTAGATGGAAGTGCAGCCTGGAGATTTCGCACAGCCGCATAG
- a CDS encoding site-specific DNA-methyltransferase, with protein sequence MNIRKVAVSKINPAKYNPRKDLKPGDPAYEKLKRSMTEFGYVEPIIWNEETGNIVGGHQRYKILLEEGHDEVECVVVKLSSEREKALNVALNKVTGDWEFEALADLIKDLEAQDFDVTLTGFDAAEIEDLFSQVHDKDAKDDDYDVNKALEEAAFVKPGDIWLLGRHRLMCGDATKAEDVATLMDGKKANLVVTDPPYNVDFESASGLKIQNDKQDNDTFYAFLLSAFKNMAEHTAPGGSIYVFHADTEGLNFRKAFIEAGFHLSGVCIWKKNSLVLGRSPYNWIHEPILFGWLRGGKHRWFTGRAETTVWNYDKPKKNGEHPTMKPIPLLCYPIKNSSQVNGIVLDIFGGSGSTLIACEQVDRICNTLELDPKYATVIVKRFILQVGTDKDVYVLRDGEKVHISDVEKPSENEDV encoded by the coding sequence ATGAATATAAGAAAAGTGGCAGTATCTAAAATTAACCCGGCTAAATACAATCCAAGAAAAGATTTAAAGCCAGGGGATCCAGCCTATGAAAAATTAAAGCGGTCCATGACGGAGTTTGGTTATGTGGAGCCGATCATCTGGAATGAGGAAACGGGAAACATTGTAGGTGGTCACCAACGCTATAAGATTCTTTTAGAGGAAGGCCATGATGAAGTGGAATGTGTGGTGGTCAAGCTATCCTCTGAAAGAGAAAAAGCACTTAATGTGGCCCTAAATAAAGTAACAGGCGACTGGGAGTTTGAGGCTTTAGCAGACCTTATAAAAGATTTAGAAGCACAGGACTTTGATGTTACCTTAACTGGATTTGATGCTGCAGAAATTGAAGACCTCTTTAGCCAGGTTCATGATAAGGATGCAAAAGATGATGACTATGATGTGAATAAGGCCTTAGAAGAAGCTGCCTTTGTAAAGCCAGGAGACATTTGGCTTCTTGGAAGACACCGCCTTATGTGTGGAGATGCTACAAAGGCTGAAGATGTTGCTACATTGATGGATGGGAAAAAAGCAAACCTTGTGGTGACAGACCCGCCATATAACGTGGACTTTGAAAGTGCCAGCGGTCTTAAGATTCAAAATGATAAACAGGACAATGATACTTTTTATGCCTTTTTACTATCAGCATTTAAAAATATGGCAGAGCATACAGCACCCGGAGGTTCCATCTATGTATTTCATGCAGATACAGAAGGGCTTAACTTTAGAAAAGCTTTTATAGAGGCTGGGTTTCATCTTAGTGGTGTGTGTATTTGGAAAAAGAACTCACTGGTCCTTGGCCGCAGTCCATATAACTGGATCCATGAACCGATTCTCTTTGGCTGGCTAAGAGGCGGGAAACATAGATGGTTTACTGGAAGGGCAGAAACCACCGTATGGAATTACGATAAACCAAAGAAAAATGGAGAACATCCAACGATGAAGCCGATTCCACTACTTTGCTACCCTATAAAGAATTCATCTCAGGTTAATGGCATTGTCCTTGATATTTTTGGGGGCAGCGGTTCAACCTTAATTGCCTGTGAGCAGGTGGATAGAATTTGTAACACCCTAGAGCTTGATCCTAAATACGCCACTGTTATCGTTAAAAGGTTCATTCTCCAAGTCGGGACTGATAAGGATGTATATGTCCTTCGTGATGGTGAAAAGGTTCATATTAGTGATGTTGAGAAACCTTCTGAGAATGAAGATGTATAA
- a CDS encoding HNH endonuclease, whose protein sequence is MPWKPKSICNYPGCQTLTHDRYCEGHKKEMTRKQNEKSSKLYTYQWRKASKDFLRRHPLCTHCERTGRITPATEVDHIKPHGGDGTLFWDKRNWQPLCKSCHSKKTAKEDGGFGNSPGKRRG, encoded by the coding sequence ATGCCCTGGAAACCAAAGAGCATTTGTAACTATCCTGGGTGTCAAACCTTAACCCATGATAGATACTGCGAAGGACATAAAAAAGAAATGACTAGAAAACAAAACGAGAAAAGCTCAAAGCTTTATACCTATCAGTGGAGAAAAGCCAGTAAAGATTTCTTAAGAAGGCATCCCCTGTGTACTCACTGCGAAAGAACTGGTAGAATTACTCCTGCAACAGAAGTGGACCACATTAAACCCCATGGAGGAGACGGGACACTGTTTTGGGACAAAAGAAACTGGCAGCCACTTTGTAAAAGTTGTCATTCAAAGAAGACTGCCAAAGAAGATGGTGGTTTTGGCAACAGTCCAGGAAAAAGACGGGGGTAG